Proteins from a genomic interval of Nitrospirota bacterium:
- a CDS encoding IPT/TIG domain-containing protein: MRIRRITFIAVIAVVVFAAAAVNIHADQPEARFSPDRILKGTTPTIIITLDKSIQNQEEIKNIRLGGQVVDVKRSEGKLSVQLPKLDLVGLADVEVLGKDDKVVAVGQLKYVESTERIKGVWLLLLYVFLIVLPPSIFTFYDINRSYAERSKVLNKLDGCNATIDQIKALLADMDQGPTGLTGLTRGIVAVTLILVLAIAVFHLVVFPPGKVPDIAEKLLMLLAGTLTAITGFYFGSKAATEAASATKSGDGKTGGSVVPTVPTISQVDPTEGAKAGDKVTVTGKGFGKQQGKGIVKFDEQKGAVDKKEDWTDTSIKVAVPSGMSPTQVKIVVTNDDGKPSEPYPYNIIRQN; the protein is encoded by the coding sequence ATGCGTATACGTCGCATCACATTCATCGCCGTTATCGCAGTGGTCGTCTTTGCAGCAGCAGCCGTAAATATTCATGCGGACCAGCCTGAGGCACGCTTCAGTCCCGATCGAATCCTGAAGGGCACAACTCCGACGATTATAATCACGCTGGACAAGAGCATCCAAAATCAGGAAGAGATCAAAAATATTCGATTAGGCGGACAAGTAGTCGACGTGAAACGGTCGGAGGGCAAGTTGTCCGTCCAACTTCCGAAACTCGACCTTGTAGGTCTGGCCGACGTTGAGGTCCTCGGCAAGGACGACAAGGTGGTGGCCGTAGGACAACTGAAATATGTAGAGTCCACGGAGAGAATCAAGGGAGTCTGGCTTCTCCTTCTATATGTTTTTCTCATCGTTTTGCCGCCGTCTATTTTCACTTTTTACGACATCAATAGGAGTTACGCGGAGCGGTCCAAAGTTCTCAACAAACTGGACGGGTGTAATGCGACCATCGACCAGATCAAGGCCCTCCTCGCGGACATGGACCAGGGGCCAACAGGCCTCACTGGGCTCACGCGAGGCATTGTCGCAGTGACGCTCATCCTCGTCCTGGCTATTGCAGTCTTCCACCTCGTCGTGTTCCCGCCCGGCAAGGTTCCCGACATAGCGGAGAAGCTACTCATGTTACTGGCCGGCACCTTGACAGCGATCACGGGATTCTACTTTGGTTCCAAGGCCGCCACTGAGGCCGCCAGCGCCACCAAGTCCGGTGACGGAAAGACCGGGGGTTCCGTAGTACCCACAGTGCCCACGATATCGCAAGTCGATCCGACCGAGGGAGCCAAGGCCGGTGACAAGGTCACGGTGACTGGCAAAGGGTTTGGCAAACAGCAAGGGAAAGGCATTGTGAAGTTCGATGAACAGAAAGGTGCGGTTGATAAGAAGGAAGACTGGACAGACACGTCAATTAAAGTCGCTGTCCCGTCCGGAATGTCACCTACACAAGTCAAGATCGTCGTGACGAATGACGACGGGAAACCTTCTGAGCCGTATCCATACAACATCATTCGCCAAAATTAA
- a CDS encoding FAD-binding oxidoreductase, translating to MNAPFKSVLKRLGCTALIAVALLFGASVRRAIVTPVERPALPAVVNDITQLNPIAVARIITPTTTEEIVEAVKRNPGPISIGGGRYSMGGQTATEGALHIDMRGFNKILAFSPVARTITVQAGARWRQIQERIDPYGLSVRIMQTYANFTVGGSLSVNAHGRYLGQGPLVLSVRALKVVLANGALVEATPARNRELFYGVIGGYGGLGVITEATLDLTDNGRVKRRHRTMPLADYPGYFFREVRGSKEIVFHNADIYPDAYDTVHAVSYVKTDEPATGQERLMPRGRNYSLDRFTYWVISEWPMGKAIRQYIVDSLMYRGECVEWRNYEASYDVAELEPSSRSDSTYVLQEYFVPVERFDEFVPRMCDCFRHHRVNVINVSVRHAERDPGTIMAWARQEVFAFVVYYKQGTDSASREKVAAWTRELIDAAINAGGTYYLPYQPHATYEQFLRAYPRAPEFFALKRMVDPTNKFRNKLWDKYYDAYQSTALPVSSRVDPAGLRSRAPGEGLGLAGREERQWHGKE from the coding sequence GTGAACGCGCCCTTCAAGAGCGTTCTTAAACGGCTGGGCTGTACGGCGCTGATCGCGGTCGCGCTGCTTTTCGGGGCATCGGTCCGGAGAGCGATCGTCACGCCCGTTGAACGGCCCGCATTGCCGGCCGTTGTGAATGACATTACCCAACTCAATCCGATCGCGGTGGCGCGCATCATAACGCCGACAACGACCGAAGAGATCGTCGAAGCCGTTAAACGCAATCCCGGACCCATCTCGATCGGCGGCGGCAGGTACAGCATGGGCGGACAAACGGCGACGGAAGGCGCGCTTCACATCGACATGCGCGGGTTCAACAAGATCCTCGCGTTCTCTCCCGTTGCAAGGACCATCACGGTCCAGGCGGGCGCACGGTGGCGTCAGATCCAGGAACGGATCGATCCCTACGGCCTCTCCGTCCGGATCATGCAGACCTATGCGAATTTTACGGTCGGCGGGTCGCTTTCCGTCAATGCGCACGGCAGGTATCTCGGACAGGGGCCCCTTGTCCTCTCGGTGCGTGCGTTGAAGGTCGTTCTGGCGAACGGGGCGCTTGTCGAAGCTACCCCTGCCAGGAACCGCGAGCTTTTCTACGGGGTCATCGGGGGATACGGGGGCCTGGGCGTCATCACCGAGGCGACCCTCGATCTGACCGACAACGGCAGGGTAAAGCGCCGGCACCGGACGATGCCCCTTGCCGACTACCCGGGCTACTTCTTCCGGGAGGTTCGTGGATCAAAGGAGATCGTATTCCACAATGCCGATATCTACCCCGACGCGTACGACACGGTCCATGCTGTATCCTATGTGAAGACCGACGAACCGGCAACCGGACAGGAGCGGCTGATGCCGAGGGGCAGGAACTACTCCCTCGACCGCTTCACCTATTGGGTGATCTCCGAATGGCCGATGGGCAAGGCCATCCGCCAGTATATCGTGGACTCCCTGATGTACCGGGGCGAATGCGTGGAGTGGCGTAATTACGAGGCGAGCTATGACGTTGCGGAGCTGGAGCCGTCCTCACGCAGCGACTCGACCTATGTTCTTCAGGAATATTTCGTTCCCGTAGAGCGGTTCGACGAATTCGTTCCGAGAATGTGCGACTGCTTCCGGCACCACCGGGTCAACGTCATCAACGTCTCGGTCCGGCATGCCGAACGCGACCCGGGAACGATCATGGCATGGGCCCGGCAGGAGGTCTTCGCATTCGTCGTGTATTATAAACAGGGCACGGACAGCGCGTCGCGGGAAAAGGTCGCGGCCTGGACCCGCGAATTGATCGATGCGGCAATAAACGCGGGCGGCACTTACTACCTGCCGTATCAACCGCATGCGACCTATGAGCAATTCCTGAGGGCCTATCCCCGCGCGCCGGAGTTCTTCGCCCTGAAAAGAATGGTGGACCCGACAAACAAATTCCGGAACAAGCTCTGGGACAAGTATTACGACGCCTATCAGAGCACCGCACTTCCGGTCAGCTCACGGGTCGATCCGGCAGGCCTTCGCAGCCGAGCACCTGGTGAAGGGCTCGGGTTGGCAGGGAGAGAGGAGCGGCAATGGCACGGAAAAGAATAG
- a CDS encoding PLP-dependent aspartate aminotransferase family protein: MKKDTQCVHSGGIFDPVTGGVNTPIYPSSAFEYRDRQDVPYPRYFNTPNQRVIVEKLCSLEGAEDGVLFGSGMAAISTTVCAFARAGDHVVMMDELYGGTHSFATDAFARLGIAHTFAATSAEAVCAAIRKETKVVVIESPTNPLLSVIDIRKVAACCRDKGVVSIIDNTFASPVLQNPLGLGMDVVVHSGTKYLGGHSDLCCGITVTSTEKAKTIRDLARHFGGVMNAQTCYLLERSLKTLALRMERQTSNAGRIAGYLSERKEVKKVFYPGLAGSQGHSLARSQMTGFGAMLSFELDAAVSPDDCLRRLKLIRPAVSLGGIETTICSPAKTSHAKMSAEERKRIGVSDALLRLSVGIEHVEDLIEDLGQAMG, translated from the coding sequence ATGAAAAAGGACACGCAATGCGTTCATAGCGGCGGCATCTTCGACCCGGTAACCGGCGGGGTGAACACGCCGATCTACCCCTCTTCGGCCTTCGAGTACCGCGACCGGCAGGACGTTCCCTATCCGCGCTACTTCAACACGCCCAACCAGCGCGTCATCGTCGAGAAGCTCTGCAGCCTCGAAGGCGCCGAGGACGGCGTGCTGTTCGGCTCGGGCATGGCTGCGATCAGTACGACCGTCTGCGCCTTTGCCAGGGCCGGGGACCACGTGGTCATGATGGACGAGCTCTACGGGGGGACGCATTCCTTCGCGACCGACGCGTTCGCCCGGCTCGGCATCGCGCACACCTTCGCGGCCACGAGCGCCGAGGCCGTATGCGCGGCGATCCGCAAGGAAACGAAGGTCGTGGTCATCGAGTCCCCGACGAACCCGCTCCTGAGCGTTATCGACATCCGGAAGGTGGCAGCCTGCTGCAGGGACAAGGGCGTGGTCTCGATCATCGACAACACCTTCGCCAGCCCGGTCCTGCAGAACCCGCTCGGCCTCGGCATGGATGTGGTCGTGCACAGCGGCACGAAGTATCTCGGCGGCCACAGCGACCTCTGCTGCGGCATAACGGTGACTTCAACCGAAAAGGCGAAGACCATCCGCGACCTTGCCAGGCACTTCGGCGGAGTCATGAACGCCCAAACCTGCTACCTGCTCGAGCGGAGCCTGAAGACCCTTGCTCTCAGGATGGAGCGTCAGACCTCGAACGCCGGCAGGATCGCGGGATATCTTTCGGAGCGGAAAGAAGTGAAGAAGGTCTTTTACCCCGGCCTCGCCGGTTCGCAGGGCCACAGCCTCGCCCGGTCGCAGATGACGGGCTTCGGCGCCATGCTTTCCTTCGAGCTGGACGCAGCCGTCAGCCCCGATGACTGCCTCCGGCGCTTGAAGCTCATCCGGCCTGCCGTGAGCCTCGGCGGGATCGAGACTACGATCTGCTCGCCGGCAAAGACGTCGCATGCGAAGATGTCGGCGGAAGAACGGAAACGGATCGGAGTGAGCGACGCGCTGCTGCGGCTGTCCGTGGGCATCGAGCACGTGGAGGACCTGATCGAGGACCTGGGACAGGCGATGGGGTGA
- a CDS encoding NAD(P)H-dependent oxidoreductase gives MARKRIAVIVGSLRRDSLNRKMAKAMMKLAPDSLELEIIEIGGLPLYNQDLDNDNPPAVWTEFRERLKKFDGVLFVTPEYNRSMPGALKNAIDVGSRPYGKNRWAGKPGAVVSVSPGAIGGFGANHHLRQSLVFIDVPAMQQPEAYIGNAANLFDESGNLTNDSVREFAAKFMHAFAAWVATNTAGK, from the coding sequence ATGGCACGGAAAAGAATAGCGGTCATCGTCGGAAGCCTGCGCAGGGACTCGCTCAACCGCAAAATGGCAAAGGCGATGATGAAGCTTGCACCTGATTCGCTCGAGCTCGAGATCATCGAGATCGGAGGGCTTCCGCTCTATAATCAGGACCTTGATAATGATAACCCGCCGGCAGTCTGGACCGAGTTCCGGGAGCGCCTGAAGAAGTTCGACGGGGTCCTGTTCGTAACACCCGAGTACAATCGCTCCATGCCCGGAGCGCTCAAGAACGCCATCGACGTGGGTTCCCGTCCCTATGGAAAGAACAGGTGGGCGGGAAAGCCGGGCGCGGTGGTGAGTGTCTCGCCGGGAGCCATCGGCGGATTCGGCGCGAACCACCACTTGAGGCAATCGCTGGTGTTCATCGATGTCCCCGCAATGCAGCAGCCGGAGGCGTATATAGGGAATGCCGCGAATCTCTTCGACGAGAGCGGCAATCTCACCAATGATTCGGTCCGTGAATTCGCGGCGAAGTTCATGCATGCCTTTGCTGCGTGGGTTGCGACCAACACCGCGGGCAAATGA
- a CDS encoding DUF6765 family protein: MQIDFHYYLIYGLAKEAAYTDADAEVLAYASQYVDNNKERQYVVSDEFGRFYVDFPKRIEDATEITFPIITQGEDFTCFDLHVQRYAYCPFHFIPGDNKASINGHTNPLCTDEGCTRSTALVNAAKSQNDLYKLGIALHTYADTWSHTRFSAFHEDWNRVYHNIVKNIPPNIGQAEVLTMPDEISTTWRDERINEDIKNRDRAIQAMEAIFGLINKGSASWSGVKGACEQFVGATDSNSRIKQIRNKYSIQFEYDEDKWINEALSFIRNTGNILDATTIPGAPLPRPGFVNITLKDGNAHWIRFQHAAKTQLSWVLDSAKFI, translated from the coding sequence ATGCAAATCGATTTTCATTACTACCTTATATATGGCTTGGCAAAGGAAGCAGCGTACACCGATGCAGATGCGGAAGTGCTCGCCTACGCGTCGCAATACGTTGACAACAACAAGGAACGCCAGTACGTCGTGTCGGACGAGTTTGGCCGATTTTACGTGGATTTCCCAAAACGAATCGAGGATGCCACGGAGATCACGTTCCCGATAATTACCCAAGGTGAGGATTTCACTTGCTTCGACCTTCATGTTCAGCGTTACGCCTATTGCCCCTTTCATTTCATTCCCGGGGACAACAAGGCGTCCATAAACGGGCACACAAACCCTCTCTGTACTGATGAGGGCTGCACCCGCTCGACGGCACTCGTCAATGCGGCAAAATCGCAAAATGATCTATACAAGCTCGGAATTGCTCTTCATACTTACGCGGATACATGGTCGCATACACGGTTCAGCGCATTTCATGAAGACTGGAACAGGGTCTACCACAACATTGTAAAAAACATCCCGCCGAATATAGGACAAGCCGAAGTCCTCACGATGCCGGACGAGATATCCACCACATGGAGGGACGAAAGGATCAACGAGGACATAAAGAATCGGGACCGAGCCATTCAGGCCATGGAGGCAATATTCGGCTTGATAAATAAAGGGTCCGCGAGTTGGAGTGGTGTAAAGGGAGCATGCGAGCAATTTGTCGGGGCTACGGATAGTAATTCGCGAATTAAACAGATACGAAACAAATACAGCATCCAGTTCGAATACGATGAAGACAAGTGGATCAACGAGGCGCTTAGTTTTATAAGAAACACCGGGAACATCCTTGACGCCACCACGATCCCGGGAGCACCTTTGCCGCGGCCGGGATTCGTCAACATCACTTTAAAAGACGGAAATGCTCACTGGATCAGATTTCAGCACGCGGCAAAAACGCAGCTTTCGTGGGTGCTGGATTCAGCGAAGTTTATTTAA